The Naumovozyma castellii chromosome 4, complete genome genome contains a region encoding:
- the BUD31 gene encoding U2 snRNP complex subunit BUD31 (ancestral locus Anc_6.330), translating into MPRIKTNRTNQAPDGFDKIKPTLDDFELRLREIHEKKDSRLSTKANENLWKIIQINHERSHYIYKLFYKRKAISRELYDWLLKEKYADKFLIAKWKKKGYEKLCCLRCIQSDETNRGKTCICRVPRIQLEEDAESRGTEVTFQQCVHCGCRGCASTD; encoded by the coding sequence ATGCCACGTATTAAAACCAATAGGACAAACCAAGCGCCTGACGGGTTTGATAAAATCAAGCCCACTTTGGACGATTTTGAATTGAGATTACGAGAAATTCATGAGAAGAAAGATTCAAGGCTCTCAACTAAAGccaatgaaaatttatggaaaataatacaGATTAATCATGAGAGATCACATTACATTTATAAGTTGTTCTACAAGAGGAAGGCGATCTCTCGAGAGTTATATGATTGGTTGTTGAAGGAGAAGTATGCCGATAAGTTCCTTATTGCGAAATGGAAAAAGAAGGGATATGAGAAGTTATGTTGCTTGAGGTGTATACAGAGTGATGAAACAAATCGTGGGAAGACATGTATCTGCAGGGTACCAAGAATACAGTTAGAGGAAGATGCTGAATCTAGGGGTACAGAGGTAACCTTTCAACAATGTGTTCATTGTGGCTGTCGTGGCTGCGCCAGTACTGATTAA